From Vidua chalybeata isolate OUT-0048 chromosome 25, bVidCha1 merged haplotype, whole genome shotgun sequence, one genomic window encodes:
- the ADGRB2 gene encoding adhesion G protein-coupled receptor B2 isoform X8: MPGEGKCHRMTAAGPLLLAVISSVLWLTRGFDPAPSACSALASGVLYGSFSLKDLFPTISSGCSWTLENPDPTKYSLYLRFNREEQVCTHFSPMVLPLDHYLANYTCDPRGEASPAPARQRPEQQQEEEEDEEAELELCEGAGPFTFLHFDKNFVQLCLAAEPEAAPRLLEPQALEFRFVEVLLINNNNSSQFTCSVLCRWLEECLQAPGARRCGFTHAGCSCQAESPPAPRRNGTRPPAPAPTPAPAAPGCCPTELHSANANELDLPEVPHGNAVEENQKVKTQWPRSADEPGVYMAQTGDPAAEEWSQWSVCSLTCGQGSQVRTRSCVSSPYGTLCSGLLRETRTCNNTATCPVPGAWEEWSPWSLCSVTCGRGARTRTRRCAASRRRGMACEGPELQAKPCNIATCPVEGQWLEWGAWSRCSVTCANGTQQRTRRCSVSAHGWAECRGAHADARECSNPTCPTDSKWGPWNHWSLCSKTCDTGWQRRFRMCEGTGMQGYPCEGTGEEVKTCNEKKCPAYHEMCKDEYVMLMTWKKTAAGEIIYNKCPPNATGTASRRCLLSPHGVAYWGVPSFARCVSHEYRYLHLSLREHLAKGQRVLAGEGMSQVVRSLLELMARKTYYSGDLLFSVDILRNVTDTFKRATYIPSSEDVQRFFQVVSYMVDAENRDKWEDAQQVSPGSVHLMKVVEDFIHLVGNALKAFQSSLIVTDNLVTSIQREPVSAVSSDINFPMKGRRGMKDWARSSEDKLFIPREVLSLASAEAEESSHFVIGAVLYRTLGLILPPPRSPLAVTSKVLTVTVRPPTRPAEPLVLVELSHIINGTSHPQCVTWDYSRTDAGLGNWDTESCQTLETLPAHTKCQCRQLATFAVLAQLPRDLAMDPSGTPSVPLMIGCAVSCMALLTLLVIYAAFWRFIKSERSIILLNFCVSILASNILILVGQSQMLSKGVCTMTAAFLHFFFLSSFCWVLTEAWQSYLAVIGRIRTRLVRKRFLCLGWGLPALVVAVSVGFTRTKGYGTASYCWLSLEGGLLYAFVGPAAVIVLVNMLVGIIVFNKLMSRDGISDKSKKQRAGASLWSSCVVLPLLALTWMSAVLAMTDRRSILFQVLFAVFNSVQGFVIITVHGFLRREVQDVVKCQVGGCRSEENENSPDSCKNGQVQILTDFEKDVDLACQTVLFKEVNTCNPATITGTLSRISLDGDEDPKLNTTSEGGLGFSSLPGNIPPASILVQVPKMTPNVVAGLTELGEPPAQQLGLEAPGPVYLCTESSLRPLEYGWIRAPEPPRESDYMMLPRRTGSLKPFPRDEGTLGAGAEEAVPGGTGRPAAEGDAYPGFVAVDHVNVNLNQPYATVKAPYGLQFKQHPTVRQILASELSERSRTMPRTVPGSAMKVGSLERKRLRYSDLDFEKVMHTRKRHSELYHELNQKFHTLDRYRAPSTGSSKREKRWSVSSGGGDKSTGNDVTGPEEQRPKAPAAPPKPWSTFKAMTLGSLPSAQRDRLELCRADWDSPCAGLDAADGDFQTEV; encoded by the exons GGCAAATGCCATAGGATGACCGCTGCTGGTCCCCTCTTACTGGCTGTGATATCGTCTGTCCTGTGGCTCACGCGGGGCTTCGACCCGGCTCCCAGCGCCTGCTCCGCCCTGGCCTCCGGCGTCCTCTACGGCTCCTTCTCCCTCAAGGACCTGTTCCCCACCATCTCCTCCGGCTGCTCCTGGACCCTGGAGAACCCCGACCCCACCAAGTACTCGCTCTACCTCCGCTTCAACCGGGAGGAGCAGGTCTGCACCCACTTCTCGCCCATGGTGCTGCCGCTCGACCACTACCTGGCCAACTACACCTGCGACCCCCGGGGCGAGgccagccccgcgcccgcccgccaGCGcccggagcagcagcaggaggaggaggaggacgaggaaGCCGAGCTGGAGCTGTGCGAGGGCGCGGGACCCTTCACCTTCCTGCACTTCGACAAGAACTTcgtgcagctgtgcctggcgGCCGAGCCCGAggcggccccgcggctgctGGAGCCGCAAGCGCTGGAATTCCGCTTCGTGGAGGTGCTGCtcatcaacaacaacaactcCAGCCAGTTCACCTGCAGCGTGCTGTGCCGCTGGCTCGAGGAGTGCCTGCAGGCTCCCGGCGCCCGCCGCTGCGGCTTCACCCACGCcggctgcagctgccaggccgagagccccccggccccccggCGCAACGGCACCCGGCCCCCGGCCCCCGCGCCCACCCcggcgcccgccgcccccggctGCTGCCCCACCGAGCTGCATTCTGCGAATGCCAACGAGCTCGACCTGCCCGAGGTGCCACACG GCAATGCGGTCGAGGAGAACCAGAAGGTGAAGACCCAGTGGCCACGGTCAGCGGATGAACCCGGGGTCTACATGGCCCAGACAG GGGACCCCGCGGCGGAGGAGTGGTCGCAGTGGAGCGTGTGCTCCCTGACGTGCGGCCAGGGCTCCCAGGTGCGGACGCGCTCCTGCGTCTCCTCTCCCTACGGGACGCTGTGCAGCGGGCTGCTCCGGGAGACCCGCACCTGCAACAACACCGCCACCTGCCCAG TTCCCGGCGCGTGGGAGGAGTGGTCCCCGTGGAGCCTGTGCTCGGTGACCTGCGGGCGAGGGGCCAGGACCAGGACGCGGCGCTGCGCGGCCTCGCGGCGCCGAGGGATGGCCTGCGAGGGCCCCGAGCTGCAGGCCAAGCCCTGCAATATCGCGACCTGCCCGG TGGAAGGGCAGTGGCTGGAGTGGGGCGCCTGGAGCCGCTGCTCCGTCACCTGCGCCAACGGCACCCAGCAGCGGACGCGCAGGTGCAGCGTCTCGGCCCACGGCTGGGCCGAGTGCCGGGGGGCCCACGCCGACGCCCGGGAGTGCTCCAACCCCACCTGTCCCA cagACAGCAAGTGGGGTCCTTGGAACCACTGGAGCCTctgctccaagacctgcgaCACCGGCTGGCAGCGGCGCTTCCGCATGTGCGAGGGCACGGGCATGCAGGGCTACCCCTGCGAGGGCACCGGCGAGGAGGTGAAGACCTGCAACGAGAAGAAGTGCCCAG cctaCCACGAGATGTGCAAGGACGAGTACGTGATGCTGATGACCTGGAAGAAGACGGCTGCCGGGGAGATCATCTACAACAAATGTCCCCCCAACGCCACAG GGACTGCCAGCCGCCGGTGCCTGCTGAGCCCCCATGGGGTCGCCTACTGGGGCGTGCCCAGCTTCGCCCGCTGCGTCTCCCACGAGTACAGATACTTGCATCTCTCA CTGCGGGAGCACCTGGCCAAGGGCCAGCGGGTGCTGGCAGGGGAGGGCATGTCCCAGGTGGTGCGGAGCCTGCTGGAGCTCATGGCCCGCAAGACCTACTACAGCGGGGACCTGCTCTTCTCCGTGGACATCCTGCGCAACGTCACCGACACCTTCAAGAGGGCCACCTACATCCCGTCCTCCGAGGACGTGCAG CGCTTCTTCCAGGTGGTGAGCTACATGGTGGACGCGGAGAACCGCGATAAGTGGGAGGATGCCCAGCAG GTCTCTCCGGGCTCCGTGCACCTGATGAAGGTGGTGGAGGACTTCATCCACCTGGTGGGGAACGCGCTGAAGGCTTTCCAGAGCTCCCTCATTGTCACCGACAACTTGG TGACCAGCATCCAGCGGGAGCCCGTGTCCGCCGTGTCCAGCGACATCAACTTCCCCATGAAGGGCCGGCGGGGGATGAAGGACTGGGCCCGCAGCTCCGAGGACAAGCTCTTCatccccagggaggtgctgagccTCGCCTCGGCAG AAGCCGAGGAATCGTCGCACTTCGTCATCGGGGCGGTGCTGTACCGCACGCTGGGGCTCATCCTGCCCCCGCCCAG GAGCCCCCTGGCCGTCACCTCCAAGGTGCTGACGGTGACGGTGCGCCCGCCGACCCGGCCCGCGGAGCCGCTCGTGCTGGTGGAGCTGTCCCACATCATCAAC GGCACGTCCCACCCGCAGTGTGTCACCTGGGACTACTCGAGGAC GGATGCTGGCTTGGGAAACTGGGACACGGAGAGCTGCCAAACCCTGGAGACCCTCCCGGCGCACACCAAATGCCAGTGCCGCCAGCTCGCCACCTTCGCCGTGCTCGCCCAGCTGCCCAGAGACCTG gCCATGGACCCCTCGGGGACGCCGTCGGTGCCGCTGATGATCGGCTGTGCCGTGTCCTGCATGGCCCTGCTGACCCTGCTGGTGATCTACGCGGCCTTCTGGAG GTTCATCAAGTCGGAGCGCTCCATCATCCTGCTCAACTTCTGCGTCTCCATCCTGGCTTCCAACATCCTCATCCTCGTGGGCCAGTCCCAGATGCTCAGCAAG GGCGTGTGCACCATGACCGCCGCCTTCCTCCACTTCTTCTTCCTCTCGTCCTTCTGCTGGGTGCTGACCGAGGCCTGGCAGTCCTACCTGGCGGTGATCGGCCGGATCCGGACACGCCTGGTCAGGAAGCGCTTCCTGTGCTTGGGATGGG GCTTGCCAGCCCTCGTGGTCGCCGTCTCCGTCGGCTTCACACGGACCAAAGGCTACGGGACAGCGAGCTA ctgctggctctcGCTGGAGGGCGGTTTGCTCTACGCCTTCGTGGGACCCGCTGCTGTCATCGTGCTG GTGAACATGCTGGTGGGCATCATCGTCTTCAACAAGCTCATGTCCCGTGACGGCATTTCAGATAAGTCCAAAAAGCAGCGAGCTGG GGCATCGCTGTGGAGCTCCTGCGTGGTCCTGCCTCTGCTGGCGCTGACCTGGATGTCGGCCGTGCTCGCCATGACCGACCGGCGCTCCATCCTCTTCCAGGTCCTCTTCGCCGTCTTCAACTCCGTCCAGGGCTTCGTCATCATCACCGTGCACGGCTTCCTGCGCCGAGAG GTCCAGGACGTGGTGAAGTGTCAGGTGGGGGGGTGCAGGAGCGAGGAGAATGAAAACTCGCCCGACTCCTGCAAGAACGGGCAGGTGCAGATCCTG ACAGATTTTGAAAAGGACGTTGACCTGGCGTGTCAGACAG TGCTGTTCAAAGAGGTGAACACCTGCAACCCCGCCACCATCACGGGCACCTTGTCCCGCATCTCCCTGGACGGGGACGAAGACCCCAAGCTCAACACGACCTCGGAGGGCGGCCTGGGCTTCTCCAGCCTGCCCGGGAACATCCCCCCCGCCAGCATCCTGGTGCAGGTGCCCAAGATGACGCCCAACGTGGTGGCGGGTCTGACCGAGCTGGGCGAGCCGCCGGCGCAGCAGCTCGGCCTGGAGGCGCCGGGTCCCGTTTACCTGTGCACCGAGAGCAGCCTGCGGCCGCTGGAATACGGCTGGATCCGggcccccgagcccccccgcGAGAGCGATTACATGATGCTGCCCCGCCGCACCGGCAGCCTCAAGCCCTTCCCCCGGGACGAGGGGACGCTCGGTGCCGGCGCGGAGGAGGCGGTGCCCGGCGGGACGGGGCGCCCGGCGGCCGAAGGGGACGCCTATCCCGGTTTTGTGGCCGTGGATCACGTCAACGTGAACCTCAACCAGCCCTACGCGACGGTGAAGGCGCCCTACGGCCTCCAGTTCAAGCAGCACCCCACGGTGAGGCAGATCCTGGCCTCGGAGCTGTCGGAGCGCAGCCGCACCATGCCCCGCACCGTGCCCGGCTCTGCCATGAAAGTGGGGTCCCTGGAG AGGAAGAGGTTGCGGTACTCTGACCTGGACTTCGAG AAGGTGATGCACACACGGAAACGCCACTCCGAGCTCTACCACGAGCTCAACCAGAAATTCCACACGCTGGACCGGTACCGGGCTCCGTCCACCGGCTCCTCCAAG CGAGAAAAGCGGTGGAGCGTCTCGTCGGGCGGCGGGGACAAGAGCACGGGCAAC GATGTGACCGGCCCCGAGGAGCAGCGGCCGAAGGCTCCGGCCGCGCCGCCCAAGCCGTGGAGCACATTCAAGGCGATGACGCTGGGCTCGCTGCCCAGCGCCCAGCGGGACCGGCTGGAGCTGTGCCGGGCAGACTGGGACAGCCCCTGCGCCGGCCTGGACGCGGCCGACGGCGACTTCCAGACGGAGGTGtga
- the ADGRB2 gene encoding adhesion G protein-coupled receptor B2 isoform X7 yields the protein MTAAGPLLLAVISSVLWLTRGFDPAPSACSALASGVLYGSFSLKDLFPTISSGCSWTLENPDPTKYSLYLRFNREEQVCTHFSPMVLPLDHYLANYTCDPRGEASPAPARQRPEQQQEEEEDEEAELELCEGAGPFTFLHFDKNFVQLCLAAEPEAAPRLLEPQALEFRFVEVLLINNNNSSQFTCSVLCRWLEECLQAPGARRCGFTHAGCSCQAESPPAPRRNGTRPPAPAPTPAPAAPGCCPTELHSANANELDLPEVPHGNAVEENQKVKTQWPRSADEPGVYMAQTGDPAAEEWSQWSVCSLTCGQGSQVRTRSCVSSPYGTLCSGLLRETRTCNNTATCPVPGAWEEWSPWSLCSVTCGRGARTRTRRCAASRRRGMACEGPELQAKPCNIATCPVEGQWLEWGAWSRCSVTCANGTQQRTRRCSVSAHGWAECRGAHADARECSNPTCPTDSKWGPWNHWSLCSKTCDTGWQRRFRMCEGTGMQGYPCEGTGEEVKTCNEKKCPAYHEMCKDEYVMLMTWKKTAAGEIIYNKCPPNATGTASRRCLLSPHGVAYWGVPSFARCVSHEYRYLHLSLREHLAKGQRVLAGEGMSQVVRSLLELMARKTYYSGDLLFSVDILRNVTDTFKRATYIPSSEDVQRFFQVVSYMVDAENRDKWEDAQQVSPGSVHLMKVVEDFIHLVGNALKAFQSSLIVTDNLVTSIQREPVSAVSSDINFPMKGRRGMKDWARSSEDKLFIPREVLSLASAEAEESSHFVIGAVLYRTLGLILPPPRSPLAVTSKVLTVTVRPPTRPAEPLVLVELSHIINGTSHPQCVTWDYSRTDAGLGNWDTESCQTLETLPAHTKCQCRQLATFAVLAQLPRDLAMDPSGTPSVPLMIGCAVSCMALLTLLVIYAAFWRFIKSERSIILLNFCVSILASNILILVGQSQMLSKGVCTMTAAFLHFFFLSSFCWVLTEAWQSYLAVIGRIRTRLVRKRFLCLGWGLPALVVAVSVGFTRTKGYGTASYCWLSLEGGLLYAFVGPAAVIVLVNMLVGIIVFNKLMSRDGISDKSKKQRAGSKPPPCGSLLLKCTKCGVVSSAAMTSATASSAMASLWSSCVVLPLLALTWMSAVLAMTDRRSILFQVLFAVFNSVQGFVIITVHGFLRREVQDVVKCQVGGCRSEENENSPDSCKNGQVQILTDFEKDVDLACQTVLFKEVNTCNPATITGTLSRISLDGDEDPKLNTTSEGGLGFSSLPGNIPPASILVQVPKMTPNVVAGLTELGEPPAQQLGLEAPGPVYLCTESSLRPLEYGWIRAPEPPRESDYMMLPRRTGSLKPFPRDEGTLGAGAEEAVPGGTGRPAAEGDAYPGFVAVDHVNVNLNQPYATVKAPYGLQFKQHPTVRQILASELSERSRTMPRTVPGSAMKVGSLERKRLRYSDLDFEKVMHTRKRHSELYHELNQKFHTLDRYRAPSTGSSKREKRWSVSSGGGDKSTGNDVTGPEEQRPKAPAAPPKPWSTFKAMTLGSLPSAQRDRLELCRADWDSPCAGLDAADGDFQTEV from the exons ATGACCGCTGCTGGTCCCCTCTTACTGGCTGTGATATCGTCTGTCCTGTGGCTCACGCGGGGCTTCGACCCGGCTCCCAGCGCCTGCTCCGCCCTGGCCTCCGGCGTCCTCTACGGCTCCTTCTCCCTCAAGGACCTGTTCCCCACCATCTCCTCCGGCTGCTCCTGGACCCTGGAGAACCCCGACCCCACCAAGTACTCGCTCTACCTCCGCTTCAACCGGGAGGAGCAGGTCTGCACCCACTTCTCGCCCATGGTGCTGCCGCTCGACCACTACCTGGCCAACTACACCTGCGACCCCCGGGGCGAGgccagccccgcgcccgcccgccaGCGcccggagcagcagcaggaggaggaggaggacgaggaaGCCGAGCTGGAGCTGTGCGAGGGCGCGGGACCCTTCACCTTCCTGCACTTCGACAAGAACTTcgtgcagctgtgcctggcgGCCGAGCCCGAggcggccccgcggctgctGGAGCCGCAAGCGCTGGAATTCCGCTTCGTGGAGGTGCTGCtcatcaacaacaacaactcCAGCCAGTTCACCTGCAGCGTGCTGTGCCGCTGGCTCGAGGAGTGCCTGCAGGCTCCCGGCGCCCGCCGCTGCGGCTTCACCCACGCcggctgcagctgccaggccgagagccccccggccccccggCGCAACGGCACCCGGCCCCCGGCCCCCGCGCCCACCCcggcgcccgccgcccccggctGCTGCCCCACCGAGCTGCATTCTGCGAATGCCAACGAGCTCGACCTGCCCGAGGTGCCACACG GCAATGCGGTCGAGGAGAACCAGAAGGTGAAGACCCAGTGGCCACGGTCAGCGGATGAACCCGGGGTCTACATGGCCCAGACAG GGGACCCCGCGGCGGAGGAGTGGTCGCAGTGGAGCGTGTGCTCCCTGACGTGCGGCCAGGGCTCCCAGGTGCGGACGCGCTCCTGCGTCTCCTCTCCCTACGGGACGCTGTGCAGCGGGCTGCTCCGGGAGACCCGCACCTGCAACAACACCGCCACCTGCCCAG TTCCCGGCGCGTGGGAGGAGTGGTCCCCGTGGAGCCTGTGCTCGGTGACCTGCGGGCGAGGGGCCAGGACCAGGACGCGGCGCTGCGCGGCCTCGCGGCGCCGAGGGATGGCCTGCGAGGGCCCCGAGCTGCAGGCCAAGCCCTGCAATATCGCGACCTGCCCGG TGGAAGGGCAGTGGCTGGAGTGGGGCGCCTGGAGCCGCTGCTCCGTCACCTGCGCCAACGGCACCCAGCAGCGGACGCGCAGGTGCAGCGTCTCGGCCCACGGCTGGGCCGAGTGCCGGGGGGCCCACGCCGACGCCCGGGAGTGCTCCAACCCCACCTGTCCCA cagACAGCAAGTGGGGTCCTTGGAACCACTGGAGCCTctgctccaagacctgcgaCACCGGCTGGCAGCGGCGCTTCCGCATGTGCGAGGGCACGGGCATGCAGGGCTACCCCTGCGAGGGCACCGGCGAGGAGGTGAAGACCTGCAACGAGAAGAAGTGCCCAG cctaCCACGAGATGTGCAAGGACGAGTACGTGATGCTGATGACCTGGAAGAAGACGGCTGCCGGGGAGATCATCTACAACAAATGTCCCCCCAACGCCACAG GGACTGCCAGCCGCCGGTGCCTGCTGAGCCCCCATGGGGTCGCCTACTGGGGCGTGCCCAGCTTCGCCCGCTGCGTCTCCCACGAGTACAGATACTTGCATCTCTCA CTGCGGGAGCACCTGGCCAAGGGCCAGCGGGTGCTGGCAGGGGAGGGCATGTCCCAGGTGGTGCGGAGCCTGCTGGAGCTCATGGCCCGCAAGACCTACTACAGCGGGGACCTGCTCTTCTCCGTGGACATCCTGCGCAACGTCACCGACACCTTCAAGAGGGCCACCTACATCCCGTCCTCCGAGGACGTGCAG CGCTTCTTCCAGGTGGTGAGCTACATGGTGGACGCGGAGAACCGCGATAAGTGGGAGGATGCCCAGCAG GTCTCTCCGGGCTCCGTGCACCTGATGAAGGTGGTGGAGGACTTCATCCACCTGGTGGGGAACGCGCTGAAGGCTTTCCAGAGCTCCCTCATTGTCACCGACAACTTGG TGACCAGCATCCAGCGGGAGCCCGTGTCCGCCGTGTCCAGCGACATCAACTTCCCCATGAAGGGCCGGCGGGGGATGAAGGACTGGGCCCGCAGCTCCGAGGACAAGCTCTTCatccccagggaggtgctgagccTCGCCTCGGCAG AAGCCGAGGAATCGTCGCACTTCGTCATCGGGGCGGTGCTGTACCGCACGCTGGGGCTCATCCTGCCCCCGCCCAG GAGCCCCCTGGCCGTCACCTCCAAGGTGCTGACGGTGACGGTGCGCCCGCCGACCCGGCCCGCGGAGCCGCTCGTGCTGGTGGAGCTGTCCCACATCATCAAC GGCACGTCCCACCCGCAGTGTGTCACCTGGGACTACTCGAGGAC GGATGCTGGCTTGGGAAACTGGGACACGGAGAGCTGCCAAACCCTGGAGACCCTCCCGGCGCACACCAAATGCCAGTGCCGCCAGCTCGCCACCTTCGCCGTGCTCGCCCAGCTGCCCAGAGACCTG gCCATGGACCCCTCGGGGACGCCGTCGGTGCCGCTGATGATCGGCTGTGCCGTGTCCTGCATGGCCCTGCTGACCCTGCTGGTGATCTACGCGGCCTTCTGGAG GTTCATCAAGTCGGAGCGCTCCATCATCCTGCTCAACTTCTGCGTCTCCATCCTGGCTTCCAACATCCTCATCCTCGTGGGCCAGTCCCAGATGCTCAGCAAG GGCGTGTGCACCATGACCGCCGCCTTCCTCCACTTCTTCTTCCTCTCGTCCTTCTGCTGGGTGCTGACCGAGGCCTGGCAGTCCTACCTGGCGGTGATCGGCCGGATCCGGACACGCCTGGTCAGGAAGCGCTTCCTGTGCTTGGGATGGG GCTTGCCAGCCCTCGTGGTCGCCGTCTCCGTCGGCTTCACACGGACCAAAGGCTACGGGACAGCGAGCTA ctgctggctctcGCTGGAGGGCGGTTTGCTCTACGCCTTCGTGGGACCCGCTGCTGTCATCGTGCTG GTGAACATGCTGGTGGGCATCATCGTCTTCAACAAGCTCATGTCCCGTGACGGCATTTCAGATAAGTCCAAAAAGCAGCGAGCTGG CTCCAAGCCCCCCCCGTGCGGCAgcctgctgctgaaatgcaCCAAGTGCGGCGTGGTGTCCAGCGCGGCCATGACCTCCGCCACCGCCAGCAGTGCCAT GGCATCGCTGTGGAGCTCCTGCGTGGTCCTGCCTCTGCTGGCGCTGACCTGGATGTCGGCCGTGCTCGCCATGACCGACCGGCGCTCCATCCTCTTCCAGGTCCTCTTCGCCGTCTTCAACTCCGTCCAGGGCTTCGTCATCATCACCGTGCACGGCTTCCTGCGCCGAGAG GTCCAGGACGTGGTGAAGTGTCAGGTGGGGGGGTGCAGGAGCGAGGAGAATGAAAACTCGCCCGACTCCTGCAAGAACGGGCAGGTGCAGATCCTG ACAGATTTTGAAAAGGACGTTGACCTGGCGTGTCAGACAG TGCTGTTCAAAGAGGTGAACACCTGCAACCCCGCCACCATCACGGGCACCTTGTCCCGCATCTCCCTGGACGGGGACGAAGACCCCAAGCTCAACACGACCTCGGAGGGCGGCCTGGGCTTCTCCAGCCTGCCCGGGAACATCCCCCCCGCCAGCATCCTGGTGCAGGTGCCCAAGATGACGCCCAACGTGGTGGCGGGTCTGACCGAGCTGGGCGAGCCGCCGGCGCAGCAGCTCGGCCTGGAGGCGCCGGGTCCCGTTTACCTGTGCACCGAGAGCAGCCTGCGGCCGCTGGAATACGGCTGGATCCGggcccccgagcccccccgcGAGAGCGATTACATGATGCTGCCCCGCCGCACCGGCAGCCTCAAGCCCTTCCCCCGGGACGAGGGGACGCTCGGTGCCGGCGCGGAGGAGGCGGTGCCCGGCGGGACGGGGCGCCCGGCGGCCGAAGGGGACGCCTATCCCGGTTTTGTGGCCGTGGATCACGTCAACGTGAACCTCAACCAGCCCTACGCGACGGTGAAGGCGCCCTACGGCCTCCAGTTCAAGCAGCACCCCACGGTGAGGCAGATCCTGGCCTCGGAGCTGTCGGAGCGCAGCCGCACCATGCCCCGCACCGTGCCCGGCTCTGCCATGAAAGTGGGGTCCCTGGAG AGGAAGAGGTTGCGGTACTCTGACCTGGACTTCGAG AAGGTGATGCACACACGGAAACGCCACTCCGAGCTCTACCACGAGCTCAACCAGAAATTCCACACGCTGGACCGGTACCGGGCTCCGTCCACCGGCTCCTCCAAG CGAGAAAAGCGGTGGAGCGTCTCGTCGGGCGGCGGGGACAAGAGCACGGGCAAC GATGTGACCGGCCCCGAGGAGCAGCGGCCGAAGGCTCCGGCCGCGCCGCCCAAGCCGTGGAGCACATTCAAGGCGATGACGCTGGGCTCGCTGCCCAGCGCCCAGCGGGACCGGCTGGAGCTGTGCCGGGCAGACTGGGACAGCCCCTGCGCCGGCCTGGACGCGGCCGACGGCGACTTCCAGACGGAGGTGtga